A window of Sphingobacterium sp. SRCM116780 contains these coding sequences:
- a CDS encoding endonuclease/exonuclease/phosphatase family protein yields MMLRKLLLLTFIFLVIGAYAQKKKLKVFQLNIWQEGTVVPNGFEALVDEIAYRDADLVALSEVRNYDNTKFHERIVSALAKRGKVYYSFFSDDSGILSKYPILEHAQIGSPQEFIGTIYKAVVSCNGAEIAFYTGHLEYTKGANYLPRGYHADTWEKLEKPIVDVDSILANSLSSSRDEAISLFLADATLEEKKNRLVIFCGDFNEASYLDWTSRTSNLFDHKGLVIPWQNTSILAKQGYVDAFRKVYPDEVRFPGFTFPAYNKDVEIKKLIWGADADERDRIDFVFYKENTRLKATKAYIVGPKESILRGKMAVEQDESQFLLPRGIWPTDHKGVLVDFVLRK; encoded by the coding sequence ATGATGCTTAGAAAACTACTTCTTCTTACGTTTATTTTTTTAGTGATAGGTGCATATGCACAAAAAAAGAAATTAAAAGTCTTTCAATTAAATATTTGGCAGGAAGGTACTGTCGTTCCAAACGGTTTTGAGGCCTTAGTCGATGAAATTGCTTACCGTGATGCAGACCTTGTTGCGCTTAGCGAAGTTCGCAATTACGACAATACGAAATTTCATGAGCGCATCGTTTCAGCTTTGGCAAAAAGAGGTAAAGTTTATTATTCTTTTTTTAGCGATGATAGTGGTATTCTCAGTAAATATCCAATTCTTGAACATGCACAGATTGGTTCTCCTCAAGAATTTATAGGAACTATTTACAAAGCCGTTGTTTCCTGTAATGGAGCGGAAATCGCTTTCTACACAGGACATTTGGAGTATACCAAAGGGGCTAATTATTTGCCTCGTGGTTACCATGCTGACACATGGGAAAAGTTGGAAAAACCTATTGTTGACGTGGATTCTATCTTGGCCAATAGTCTATCTTCAAGTCGAGATGAAGCCATTTCGTTGTTTTTAGCTGATGCGACTTTAGAGGAAAAGAAGAATCGTTTGGTTATTTTTTGTGGTGATTTTAACGAGGCTTCTTATTTAGATTGGACTTCTCGAACTAGTAACTTATTTGATCACAAAGGCTTAGTGATTCCTTGGCAAAATACAAGTATACTTGCAAAGCAGGGCTATGTTGATGCGTTCAGAAAAGTTTATCCAGATGAGGTCCGCTTTCCAGGATTTACTTTTCCAGCTTATAATAAAGATGTTGAAATTAAAAAATTAATCTGGGGTGCGGATGCCGATGAACGGGATCGTATTGATTTTGTCTTTTATAAAGAGAATACAAGATTAAAAGCAACCAAAGCTTATATTGTAGGGCCTAAAGAATCTATTCTAAGAGGTAAAATGGCTGTAGAACAAGATGAAAGTCAGTTTCTATTGCCAAGAGGAATTTGGCCTACGGATCATAAAGGGGTATTGGTGGAC